CCACAGTATTGGTAACCGGGAACATGCAGCTCGATCGGGAGTTTGTTGATAATGCTATTCACCAATCCTCTCCCACGTGAGCGTTTTTTCGAGGATCGCTTACGATCGCGTGTGTGCACAATCATGTTCGCTCTTCGACTGAGGGAAAGTCCTTATAAACGATGCATCTATAGAAAATCGAGCAGTCACGTTCGAGATGAAGTTTGAGACACAATCGATCAAGCTACCTGTGGTgaactttgacaaatatacgcagcaaaatgaaaaaccgaaCAATCGCCACGGTGAACTGTTACCGAGTAGTGTACGTGCGGTATTTTGTGAACCTTCTAACTGTGGCAAAACCAACGCATTGTTCTCACTTATAACGCATCCGAACGGTTTGAGGTTTGAAAACCTGTACGTTCACTTAAAATCTCTCAAATCAACAGAAATACAAGTTTCTCAGTCAAGTGCTTGAAAGCGTCGACGGTGTTGAATACTTCCCCTTAAACGAGCATGAGCACGTCATCGCACCGAACGAGACGCAACCTAACTCAATCATGATATTCGATGACGTAGCGTGCGAGAAGCAGGACAACGTACGCGCATACTTTTGTATAGGTAGACATCATGACGTAGACTGTTTCTATCTTTGTCAGACGTACGCGCGGATCCCCAAGCATCTCGTACGCGATAACACTAACCTGCTGGTCTTATTCAAACAAGACGAAATGAACCTGAGACACGTATACAACGATCACGTAAACAACGATATGACGTACACAGAGTTTAAAGACTTGTGTGTGGCATGCTGGAACGGTGACAAATATGGGTTCCTTGTGATCGATAAGGATCGAGAGCTCGACAACGGTCGATATAGGAAGggattcgacaattttatgAACATGACAATGAAATAAAGTACACGGTCATCGAGGGGAACGAAACAGTAGCGTTGCTGAGCTAGTTGTGTCAACATGCAGGAAATTCGGAAGGAAAATGAAGTCTTGCGCCGTATTGCTCAAGCCAGTAATGCAATTCGACGGAAGCATAAAATCCTCAAGACGGGAAAAGAGTCGCTGCAGGAAACAATAGAGGAAGTCTTCAAACCTGTGGTAACCCCGCTGCAGGCATTAGTCAACGTCTCTCGAGACGCGAAACCTGTAAAGCAGGACGtgaaggaaaaaatcaaaactgaaacgaTGAATAAACCGAAGAACGAAATGGAATCTGAAGCTGAAGATTCTTTTGCAACTGCAGAGGAAGAGGATCAAACAATCACAGAGTCATCCGCAGGATGAGAAGATGAATATCTTAGAACGCTCGAGGATAAAAACAGACAGAACGAGCTGGATACTTTATACGGGGTACGGAACCTTTCTACCGCCGGGCTGATGATTGGTAACTCACCGATAAGCTTCGAGCGCAATTTCATTCGCATAGGGAGTACAGTGTACCCGAAAACTCAAGGTCTGCTGGAGTTGTTGTTCAAGAAGATGCCGAACAGCGTTCACGTCGCCCCCAACGACAAGAAGAATTACAAGAACATCCTTCTCGCAACAAATGCTCACAGAAAGTATTACAGCGCCACCGAGCCTATCCGAAACACCCCCTGCGCCAAATTCAAGCACCTAATTGCAGAGCTGCTTGACATCAATACATCATCACCATCGTCATCGAAGCGTACGGGCGAAGGTGTTTTGCTACCTCAGGCTTGGGTTACACGACAGGGTGTTAGAacagattatattttctgGGACGACGCAAACGAGTTGGTGGAACGTCTTCGTTTGCTGACGGCATCTCAAGCGGCTGGGAATACAAGTCACAACAACGAAATTATGTCGATTCTCCAAGAATTGCGGGAAGCCGGAATCATCTATTGATCAACTCACGCCGTTTCTGCAA
Above is a genomic segment from Diprion similis isolate iyDipSimi1 chromosome 5, iyDipSimi1.1, whole genome shotgun sequence containing:
- the LOC124406252 gene encoding uncharacterized protein LOC124406252, translating into MQEIRKENEVLRRIAQASNAIRRKHKILKTGKESLQETIEEVFKPVVTPLQALVNVSRDAKPVKQDVKEKIKTETMNKPKNEMESEAEDSFATAEEEDQTITEQNELDTLYGVRNLSTAGLMIGNSPISFERNFIRIGSTVYPKTQGLLELLFKKMPNSVHVAPNDKKNYKNILLATNAHRKYYSATEPIRNTPCAKFKHLIAELLDINTSSPSSSKRTGEGVLLPQAWVTRQGVRTDYIFWDDANELVERLRLLTASQAAGNTSHNNEIMSILQELREAGIIY